The genome window CCTACGCGCAGGAGTACACGTTCTTCCCGACCGGGCTGATGATCGAGTGGGTTCCAGGAACGAACAACCGCACGTTCCTGCTGGATGTCATTGAGGAGGAGCCGGCGCGGGCGCTGAATCGCCTGATCGCTGACGAACCCTGTGCGGAGGTGTCGCAGGACATCAAGGCTGAACCTCTCAAGCAATCGGTGTGGCGATGTCCGACGATCGAGGCCACAGATTGGACACTGTACTGGGAAGCATGGAATAAGAGAATAGGTTTTCGTCCGCCGGGTTTTGGCTACATGTTCCAGGCCGGGCTGAACACAGGTCCGGGCTATCGATACTTCGGCTGGAGTTCGCCGTCGAAACCGGAAGACCCGATGGGTCCAATGGTGGCGGACCGGTTGACCAGCGGCTGGGTGGTGCCGCCGACGTACTGGAACAGCAACCACAGAGGGAGCGGCACGCAGGGCGTGGCGGGCATCAATCAGTTGTACAGCGACGGCCACGTGAGGTGGCACGATTCATCCGAGTTCTCGTCGGGCGCGCCGGCTTCGGGCTGGACGTACGCCCACGGCCACGACTGGCCGCACTACTACTGGGTCGAGCGTCCGTAGAACGCGTTTGCGACTTTCCTGAATTTGGAGCACAATTGATGAGACAATGGTGGCTATCCGTGTCGGTTGCGCTGCTTGCCTCGTTGCCGGTCGCAGCGGAGAAGACCCTGCCGATGATTACGATCGAAGGCGACAAGTTCGTCGCCGACGGCAGGGAGTTCAAGATATGGGGATTCAACCAGGGCGGCGGGCTGCACCTGGGCGACCTGCACCTTCAGGAGCAGGCCGATCAACTGGAGTTTCTGGGGGTGAACATGCTGCGGCTGCACGCGATCGACTGGACGACGTGCGGCGATTCGCCCGGGCCGAACAATGAGCCGCTGGAGACCGGGCTGCGGCCGTGCGGGGCGAACCTCAAGAGCACGCGAGGCCTGGTGAACGTCGATAAGTTCTACCGGTTCCTCGACGCGATGCGCGAGAAGGGCATCTATGTAGCCATCACGCTCAGCGTGTGCAGCCACATCGGGCCGGGCGACGTGAGCATTCTTGAGACCACGCCCGAAGACGCCAAGGCCTGGGTCGATGCGATCAACAAGCTGAACACCCCCGGGCCCGACCTTCAGCTCTACAAGAGCCTGCCCGCGATCGACGAGCGGGCGCTGCTGCTCCGCAAGGAATGGGCAACCGACCTGCTCTCGCTGCGGAACCCCACCACGGGAGTGAAGCTGGCTGAGGACACCCAATTGGCCTTTTTCAACACGGCCAACGAAAATTCCTCGTGGGGCACGTTCTATCGCAACGCATTCTTCAAGAACCTCCCGCCGTACTTCATGGCCAAGTTCGTCGCCAAATGGAACGAGTTTTTGCGGGACAAGTACGGCAGCGACGAGCAACTGGCGGAGGCCTGGAAGCAGGAGGGCAAAAAGGGTCTCCTGCCCGGCGAATCGCTGGTCGACGGAACGGTGCGGCCTCTACCGGTTGACGCCATCGCCTGCACGGAGGAAGAACTGCCGGAGAAGTCTTTCGGCGTGTTCTGCGAAGCCCGGCGTCTGGATTTCGTCCGGTTCACCTTCGAGCTGGACGCCGCCCATCAGCGGATCATGCGCGACCACTACCGCTCGCTCGGCTGGACGCGGCCGACCATCTACAGCGACAACGCCATCGGGATCGGCCCCGACACCGGCCACATGTGGCTGGCCAGCGATCTGATGCCGTACATCGAGGAGCATCCGTACGACGAGGCGTATTACGACGTAGTCCGGGCTGAGAAGGTCCGGATCTGCACCTACTGCGGTTCGAATTTCCTGACCGCCGACGGCGCGGACCGGCCGATATGGGGCAGCGAGTTCCGCGAAGGGACAGGCACGCTGAGCTGGACGCGGATTCCCATGCCCATGTACGCCGCGATGTACCACAGCCTGCAGGGTCGCGACGGGCTGACCTGGCACGTGTGGGACATGATGCGGTACCGGATGCTGGATGACCCGATGCCGATCTTCGAGAACAGCGGCTGGCACTGCAACTGGGATTACGCGTGGCAGTTCAGCTACCGGGCGGCCGGTCGGCTGTTCAAATCGTGCGAGATCGAGCCGCTGCCCAAGGGCAGCCCGTTCCTGATCACGTTCATGGACTGGCAGGGCAACGTCAACAACGACCAGGTCTACCGCCGCGGCGGCGACGATCAGACCGCGATCCTGCGGATCAACACCGAACACTTCCGTACGGTGGTCTCGCCGATCGCCCGCGCGGTGGACTTCAGCGACGTGACGGTGAACCTGACCAGCGATCAGATCAACACCGTCTACGTCGAGAAACTCTCGGACGACGCCTACGAAGTGACCGCGATCGGCACGACCGGCGGCATGGTCCAGGGCCAGAACAGCGCGCTGCACCCGCGGCTGTTCGTGACCGGCGACGTGACGTTCAAGGGCCGCGCGATCGACCACATCGAGCACATCGATCGCCTCGGACGGCTGATCGAGACGGTGGCGGGCACCGGCGCCGCGATGCCGTTCGTCAACGGCGTCCGGCTGTACCGGGTCCACCTGCGGTAGTTTTCCAGAAGGAGCATCCGAATGAACCGAATTCTGATCGGCGTCGTTGTCCTTTTCTGCACGGCCTGCGCTTCAGCCGAGCCGCCCACCGTCGCGCCGGTGCGAGAATTGCCCATGATCACCATCGACGGCGGGCGGTTCGTCGCCGACGGCAAGGAGTTCAAGATATGGGGGTTCAACCAGGGCCGCGGCCTGAACCTCTCGGACTATCATCTGCGGAAATCGGTCGATCAGCTCGAGTTTCTCGGGGCCAACGTGCTGCGCCTGCACGCGATCGACTGGACGTTCTGGGGCGAGTCCGACGCGAAGGGGAACGCAGTGTCCTCGGGTCTGCGGCCGTGCGGGACGGATCGCACGAACACGCGCGAGCTGGTCAACGTGGACAAGTTCCACCGCCTGATGGACGCGCTGCGCGAAAAGGGCATCTACGTGGCCATCACGCTGACCGTCTGCCAGAACTTCGTGCCGGGCGACGTATCGGTGCTCGAGACAACGGAGCCGGATGCCCAAGCCTGGTCGCAGGCGGTGGCCGAACTCAACGCCATGGATGACGGTTCGCAGATCCACGTATTCAAGGTCCTGCCGGTGTTCGACGAGCGGTCGCTGGCCCTGCGCAAGGAATGGGCGGCGAACCTGCTGAACCTGCGGAATCCGACGACCGGGCTGACACTGGCCCAGGACCCGCAACTGGCGTTGCTGAACGTCGTCAACGAAGGATCGAGCTGGAGTACGTTCTTCCGCAACAACCACATGGCGCACATGCCCGAGTACTTTCTGGACAAGGTCAAGGCGCGGTGGAACGGATATCTGAAGGACAAGTACAACGGCGATGAGCCACTGGCGGCTGCCTGGGCTCAGGAGGGAAAAAAGGGACTGCTCGACGGCGAGTCGCTTGGGTCGGGCACGGTGAGACTGCTGCCGCTTGACCCGGTCTCGCTGCCGAAGGAAGAAGTGGAGGAAAAGGGTTTCCCCGGTTTCTCGGATGCCCGGCGGACGGACTACATTCGGTTCCTCTGGGAAATGGACGCCGAGCACCAGCGGACGATGCGCGAGCACTTCGCCGCCCACGGCTGGACGCGCCCGAGCAGCTACTGCGACACGGTGGGCATCGACGGGACCACCGGCCAGTGGTGGATGGACAGCGACCTGATGCCGTACGTCGAGGACCATCCCTACGACGAAGCCAACATCGACATCTTCCACTGGGGCTGGATCCGCCTGTACAAGTACCCGGGGGCGACGTTTCTCGTCCCGCGCGGCGGAGCCGACCGGCCGCACTGGGCCAGCGAAATCCGCGAAGGGTCGGGCTGGCTGAGCTGGACGCGGATTCCGTTTCCGCTGTTCATCGCCGCGTATTACTCGCTGCAGGGACGCGACGGAGCGACCTGGCATGTCTGGTCGATGGACCGCGAGCACTACCTCAACGAGACGACTATGGCCGACGACCTGAGTTGGTGTCACTGCAACTGGGACACCCCATGGCTCTACGTTTACCGGGCGGCCGGACGGCTGTTCAGATCGTGCGAGATCAAGCCGTTGCCGGCCGGCCACGAGGCCCTGGCCCGCTTCGCCGACTGGGATTGCCAGGACGCCAACTTCCAGAACGAGCGGGTCGTTCGCATCCACGGCGAGAACCGGGCCATCCTGACCGTCAGCACCGATCATTTCCGGGCGGTCACCTCACCCTATCCACAAAAGAAGGAGTTTTCCGACCTGGCGGTCGATATTACCTCCAGGACGATCAATACGGTGATTGTCGAGAAGATCAGCGATCGGCTCTACGAGGTGACGGCCGTCGGCAAGGCCGGCGATATGAAGCAGGGCGAGAACATCATGTTCAAGCCCATGACGAGCGTGGCGGGAACGGTGACGTTCAAGAACGGAACCATCGCGTCGATCGAACACGTCGACCACACGGGCGTGGTCTACGAGACGGTCGAGGGCGACGGCTCGGCCATGCGGTTCGTGCCCGGCGTCCGGCTGTACCGGGTCCACCTGCGGTAGCGCCGCCTCCAAAGGAGAGGAAGTCGGCATGGACGCGAACGGTCAGCCGTGGTTCGGGTTCTCCTATTACGCCTACGTGCCCAGCGAGCTGGAGCTCGAGGACCGCGACGGTTCGCTTCGCCGCCGGTTGTTCACCACGGCGTGGGAACTGATCCCCGACGACCTGAAACCCTACTCGCGGATGATCCCGTTCTTCATCGGCTCAGCGGAAGGGTTCCTCAGCTTCGGCGGCGCCAGCCGGCAACAGATCCGCCGGGAAATCCTCGAACTCTCGGACCAGCACGCGATCCCCATCCACCCGTACATCCGCATGGCCTTCGACCGCAACTGCCGCGAGTGGCACGCCGACATGGAGGTGCCGCTGGGCGACCTGGAGCGGATGTTCGGCGAGCACGAGCACCTGCTCGGGGTCCATATCGGCGAGATGGCGGGCGAAGCGGGCTTCTTCGCTGAGGAACGGGCCTACCTGATGCGGACGATCGAGCTGGCCGCCCGCTACGGCAAGACGGTGAGCCTGTGGGACCACGCGAACCTCTGGCAGGTGCTGCTGCTGGATGAGGAATTCGTCGACCTGATCCGGCGGTGTCCGAAAACGTTCGTGCCGCTCTGGGAGACCAACGGGGCCAAGACCGCCTACGCCGACCAGGGCATGCCGTTCGGCCTGTGGGCCTCCGGTTTGGTCGAGCGCTGGGGCGTCAACCCGCAGGCCGGCTGGTACTGGTTCGAATCGGGCTTCCGTGAGATGTGGAGCGGGCGGTCAATGTCCGGCAGCGAAGCCAAGGCGCCGGACGTGCTGTGGAGCTTGATGTCGGCCCTCGGCGCGTCGGCGGGAGCCCAAGCCTACTTCTTCGAGGGAACCGAGGGGTGGTTCTGGAACTTCCGCGGCAAGTTCAACGAGTCCGCAGATGCCGAGTGGGATCCGGACGTCGGCTCGATCAAGAAGGTCAAGCTGCCGCAAACGCTCGACCTGACCGAGACGTTCAAGCGGGCGATCCACCCGACGCTCAAACGGCTGCTCGAACCGGGTGCGATCCCAACCCGGCAGCAGGTCCTCGAACAGGTCAAGGTCATCTACCGCACCAAATGGCTGCCCGACGACACCACGCCGGTATGGAACCCGGAGATGTTCCGCCGGATGAGCTGGGCCACCGGCATGTACGACGACCTGGCCACGCTGCCGTCGTTCTGGTCGCTGCCCGCCGAACAGAAGAAGTTCTACATGGGCCATCTTTACCCAGCCACCTACGGCGTCACGCACGGCAGCGACCTGGTGCCCAAGACCTCGCGATACTACTGGATTCCCGTCGTCTCCAAGTATGCCGACCCGTCGCTCCTGCCGCCGGACAAGCTGGTGGTCGAGTCCGGGCAGTTCAAAAAAGAGGACGAAGCCAAGCGGTTCTTCGACCAGAATGTGCCGCGCCAGGACAGCGGTTCGGCGTGGGTCGCCTGCGTCGGCCGAAGCGTCTATGTCTTTAATCGCCACGAGAACCAGCCGGTCGACGATGAGTTTCACTGCCGGATCGGCGGGTTCCAACTGTCCGGCCGCATTCCCGCCCTCGCGTTCCTGCTGGCCACGGACGATGGGACGGGCCTGTCGATTTACGTCAACAACTTCATCGGTGTGCTGGACGAGCGACAGATGGAAATCCAGATTCGCTCGCCGCGACCCTTCGAGGTCTCACTTGCGCCGGCGGACATCCGTTCCGACGTGAAGACCTCCCCTGACCACACGACAGCCGAGTTCCGCCTGACGTTCAACGGATCGGCTGAACTCCGGGTCGCCGTCTGCTGACGGACGTTGCCGCTCCTGCCGAACCGGTCGGACCGTTTTCAGTAAATCTTAGCCCGGGCGCCCAGATCGCCGTTTCGGTCGATCATTCCGTTGCTGTTCCAGGAATCGGCGTCATAGTCGAAGCCGCGGCTGTAGCCGCTGTAGCTCGCGCAGCCGCCCAGCGTCAGCAGGGCCAGAAGCAAACCCCCGCCCAACCATCGAATTATCCCCCTCACGCCTCGCATCGCACACCTTCCTCGGATGGGCGTCTCGAAGCACTGTTCCACTCATCCAGTTAATTGTATGCGTCGCGGTATGTGCCGCGACCCCTTTCAAAACGTCACTTCTCTTCGAATAGCGTTCCTGCCAACAGCTTTGTTTGTTATACTATTCATGCAATCCAAGCCATTCTGTACCCGGGAGAGAATGTATGGCTGTACTCATTCTGGGCTTGATCGGTTTGCCATGCTTCTGCAGTTCCGCCGCCGCAGCGGACCAGCCCGTGGTGCGATGCATCTATCTGGTGCCTGCCGATCGCAAACCGTGGCCTGAGTTTCCGGAGCGGCTCGATGCATGGATTCAGTATGCCCAGTGGTATTTCGCATGTCAGTTAAGGGGACACGGCCACTCATGGCGGACTTTTCGCTTTGAGAAAGATCGCAAGGGGCGAGCCAGGTTCAGCCTGATCCGTACTCAGCGTTCCATGAAAGAGTTGATGACATGGAATGCCTCGAAACAGGCATACGCCGAGTTCCTTGATGGAATGGCGGAGTCCAGCCGAGTTGCATGGCGGCGATCTATTGTGGTTATTTTCCGTGAAACACTGGAGATGGAGTCGGATGGAGCCTTGTACTGGGGGGGCACGAGAGGCGGAGGAGACCTTGCGTACGTGAGTACCGCATCGCTAAGGCTCGGACGGCCGGAACGGTTCAACAGCAATGAGGAGTACGCTGGCAGAGTCTTGCCGGAACTTGCGGAGGCGGTCAAACAGGGGCATGGCGACAGAGAATTACTGTCGCGTCCACTCAAGGAGCGTGCATTGCCGGCACACCTGGGCTCAACCCTTGGGTCGATCAGTGGAGACTGTTACGGCGCTCTTCTCCACGAACTCGGCCATGCATTTGGCCTTCCGCATACTGGGGAACTGCCAGTGGTTCCTGATCTCCAGAAAGAGGTCAGTTTCAGAAATGCAGGATGGTTGATGAGAACCCACTGGAGGCTTCGAGGCAATCTCGTTCGTGGAGTCCGCGACGCGTGCGCCGGGCTCACGGGTGAAGAGGCAGATGTACTGGCCAGAAGTCCCTTCTTCAACAAGATACTTGATCGAAGGGAAGTGAAAGAGCTTGACCGAGGGTGTGGAGACATGAGTGTCGTGTCCCGCAGGCCGGCGATTGGCCTGGATGGTCGCGTCATGCACGATGAAGGA of Phycisphaerae bacterium contains these proteins:
- a CDS encoding prepilin-type N-terminal cleavage/methylation domain-containing protein; this encodes MISNFGRRCRWAGSRRSTTAGGTVRASGFTLIELLVVVAIIAVLVSMLLPALASARSLAQRTACASNLRMIGVGYMAYAQEYTFFPTGLMIEWVPGTNNRTFLLDVIEEEPARALNRLIADEPCAEVSQDIKAEPLKQSVWRCPTIEATDWTLYWEAWNKRIGFRPPGFGYMFQAGLNTGPGYRYFGWSSPSKPEDPMGPMVADRLTSGWVVPPTYWNSNHRGSGTQGVAGINQLYSDGHVRWHDSSEFSSGAPASGWTYAHGHDWPHYYWVERP